From the genome of Geothrix sp. 21YS21S-4, one region includes:
- the lptB gene encoding LPS export ABC transporter ATP-binding protein: MTESAPCLEAVNLQKRYGDRTVVRDVSLSVGTGEVVGLLGPNGAGKTTTFYMVVGVEAPDRGGIRWLGQDVTALPMHRRARLGIGYLAQESSVFRGLTVWENLMALGELQPIPKAEQRARCERLLADFHLEKVRDTLGMSLSGGERRRCELARALVTEPRIMLLDEPFAGVDPKSVLEIQGLIADLKARGIGVLITDHNVRETLQIADRAYILADGMIMKHGLPSEIAEDPDIRRVYLGDRFRLD, from the coding sequence ATGACCGAGTCCGCTCCTTGCCTCGAGGCCGTGAACCTCCAGAAGCGCTATGGCGACCGCACCGTGGTGCGCGACGTCAGCTTGTCTGTGGGCACGGGCGAAGTAGTGGGCCTGCTGGGGCCCAACGGCGCGGGCAAGACCACGACCTTCTACATGGTGGTAGGCGTGGAGGCGCCGGACCGCGGCGGCATCCGGTGGCTGGGCCAGGACGTGACGGCCCTTCCCATGCACCGCCGGGCGCGCCTCGGCATCGGCTACCTGGCGCAGGAATCCAGCGTCTTCCGCGGGCTCACCGTGTGGGAGAACCTGATGGCCCTGGGCGAGCTCCAGCCCATCCCCAAGGCCGAGCAGCGCGCCCGCTGCGAGCGCCTGCTGGCGGACTTCCACCTGGAGAAGGTGCGCGACACGCTGGGCATGAGCCTCTCCGGCGGCGAGCGGCGGCGCTGCGAGCTGGCTCGCGCCCTGGTGACCGAACCGCGGATCATGCTGCTGGACGAGCCCTTCGCGGGCGTGGACCCCAAGTCCGTGCTGGAGATCCAGGGGCTGATCGCGGACCTGAAGGCTCGGGGCATCGGCGTGCTGATCACCGATCACAATGTCCGGGAAACCTTGCAGATCGCCGACCGGGCCTATATCTTGGCGGACGGAATGATCATGAAACACGGCCTGCCCAGCGAGATCGCAGAGGATCCGGACATCCGCCGGGTCTACCTCGGCGATCGGTTCAGGTTGGACTGA
- the rpoN gene encoding RNA polymerase factor sigma-54: MAAGPYLSQRLAQSQTLALTPAMQLKLKLWQMNLQELSQTIERELEENPLLELAEDGDEVPTLEAIEEGRDSDVTELSPEQAAEGVELPEGVDTVDLGPMLDAAGEMNPESDLEKFTEEGVAQVQETELGAENSWDSELPRTSNLPEEDRLSWEDRLSASESLQDHLLGQLYETLEHEDPRAALVERLIDRLDPKGFLRLDPDQPALEATPAALAADLGVSEEDLRAAVDVLQEFDPSGVGCFTVQESLLLQLRHAGAEPDDLAVRIIQSHSALLAQRDSGRLRKAIGCSEEELGVAMEQLKHLNPSPGRAFDPEGERVVKPDVVVLKGEDGNWKIYLNDEGLPRLKVNGEYQRFMASSEAKSDKDFIRERFRSARDFIRGVEDRNRTVLRVSAQIVDLQKEFLEHGIERLRPMVLRDVAEATGFHESTISRVVKAKTIHTPQGLYDLNYFFSARPKDSDVSATVVKHRIKAFVQAEDSAKPLSDEAIAGLLERDGIKVARRTVNKYREELKIPPASQRRRR; this comes from the coding sequence ATGGCGGCCGGCCCGTACCTCTCCCAGCGACTGGCCCAGAGCCAGACCCTCGCGCTGACGCCCGCCATGCAGCTGAAGCTCAAGCTGTGGCAGATGAACCTCCAGGAACTCTCCCAGACCATCGAGCGGGAGCTGGAGGAGAACCCCCTGCTGGAGCTGGCGGAGGACGGCGACGAAGTGCCCACCCTGGAGGCCATCGAGGAGGGCCGCGATTCCGACGTCACGGAACTCTCCCCCGAACAGGCCGCCGAGGGCGTCGAACTGCCCGAGGGGGTGGACACCGTCGATCTGGGACCCATGCTGGACGCGGCGGGCGAGATGAATCCCGAAAGCGACTTGGAAAAATTCACGGAAGAAGGCGTCGCGCAGGTGCAGGAGACCGAACTGGGCGCCGAGAACAGCTGGGATTCCGAACTGCCCCGCACCAGCAACCTGCCGGAAGAGGATCGCCTGTCCTGGGAGGATCGCCTCAGCGCCAGCGAATCGCTTCAGGACCACCTTCTCGGGCAGCTCTACGAGACGCTCGAACACGAGGATCCCCGGGCCGCGCTGGTGGAGCGCCTCATCGACCGCCTGGATCCCAAGGGATTCCTCCGCCTGGACCCCGACCAGCCCGCCCTGGAAGCCACGCCCGCGGCCCTGGCGGCGGATCTCGGCGTCAGCGAGGAGGACCTGCGGGCCGCGGTGGACGTGCTTCAGGAATTCGATCCCTCCGGCGTGGGCTGCTTCACGGTCCAGGAGAGCCTCCTCCTCCAGCTCCGCCACGCGGGCGCCGAGCCCGACGACCTCGCCGTGCGGATCATCCAGAGCCACTCGGCCCTGCTGGCCCAGCGGGACAGCGGCCGCCTTCGCAAGGCCATCGGCTGCTCCGAAGAGGAACTGGGCGTCGCCATGGAGCAGCTCAAGCACCTCAACCCCTCGCCGGGCCGGGCCTTCGATCCCGAGGGCGAGCGGGTGGTGAAGCCCGACGTGGTGGTGCTCAAGGGCGAAGACGGCAACTGGAAGATCTACCTGAACGACGAGGGCCTTCCCCGCCTCAAGGTGAACGGCGAGTACCAGCGGTTCATGGCCTCCAGCGAGGCCAAGTCGGACAAGGACTTCATCCGCGAGCGCTTCCGCAGCGCCCGGGATTTCATCCGGGGCGTGGAGGACCGCAACCGCACGGTGCTGCGCGTCTCCGCCCAGATCGTGGATCTGCAGAAGGAATTCCTGGAGCACGGCATCGAGCGCCTGCGGCCCATGGTGCTGCGCGACGTGGCCGAGGCCACCGGCTTCCACGAGAGCACCATCAGCCGCGTGGTGAAGGCCAAGACCATCCACACGCCCCAGGGCCTGTACGACCTCAACTATTTCTTCTCCGCGCGGCCGAAGGATTCGGACGTGTCGGCCACTGTCGTCAAGCACCGCATCAAGGCCTTCGTGCAGGCCGAGGACTCTGCCAAGCCGCTATCGGATGAAGCCATCGCCGGCCTGCTGGAGCGGGACGGCATCAAGGTGGCGCGCCGCACGGTGAACAAGTACCGCGAGGAGCTGAAGATTCCTCCAGCTTCCCAACGGCGGCGACGATGA
- the hpf gene encoding ribosome hibernation-promoting factor, HPF/YfiA family: MKVHYTGRHMELTEPLKQFTQERLDKMAAYLDDIIDVHVILGVEKHRHAAEITLKTRASAFVASATTDDMYSSITQAVEKLETQAHKHQDKRTTRPHDSAKTGAAEAEA; this comes from the coding sequence ATGAAGGTCCACTACACCGGCCGCCACATGGAGCTCACCGAGCCCCTGAAGCAGTTCACGCAGGAGCGGCTGGACAAGATGGCCGCCTACCTGGACGACATCATCGACGTCCACGTGATCCTGGGCGTCGAGAAGCACCGCCACGCGGCCGAGATCACGCTGAAGACCCGCGCCAGCGCCTTCGTGGCCTCCGCCACCACCGACGACATGTACTCGAGCATCACCCAGGCCGTGGAGAAGCTGGAGACCCAGGCCCACAAGCACCAGGACAAGCGCACCACCCGGCCCCACGACAGCGCCAAGACCGGCGCCGCCGAAGCGGAAGCCTAG
- a CDS encoding CofH family radical SAM protein, which produces MSAVLSSDAILEQVLRGGRVSAAEALVLLEEAELPDLAVAATAVRDRHNDPRRVSYVIDRNVNYTDVCNVYCTFCAFYHKPGDTRGYVLTKDQLKQKAEETQALGGTGFLLQGGVNPDLPWDYYLDLVSYLHRDLGIWVHGFSPVEIQMMAKLSGQTLRKTIADLREAGLGSIPGGGAEILVDRIRKKIAPLKGGREKWLEVMEAAHEEGVKTTGTMMFGITETFAERIEHLEALRDQQDRALARNNGGGYTAFAAWPFQSGHTPWEGKVPKPTDVEYLRTIAVARIFLDNFAHVQSSWVTMGRKTGQLALHYGCDDMGSLMLEENVVSAAGTCYSVNNDEMTRMIRAAGYEPWQRDNVYGEVSA; this is translated from the coding sequence ATGTCCGCCGTCCTGTCGTCCGACGCGATCCTGGAGCAGGTGCTCCGGGGGGGGCGTGTCAGCGCCGCCGAGGCCCTGGTCCTGCTGGAGGAAGCGGAGCTGCCCGACCTCGCCGTGGCCGCCACCGCCGTCCGCGATCGCCACAACGATCCCCGGCGCGTGAGCTACGTCATCGACCGCAACGTCAACTACACCGACGTGTGCAACGTCTACTGCACCTTCTGCGCCTTCTACCACAAGCCCGGCGACACCCGCGGCTACGTGCTGACGAAGGACCAGCTGAAGCAGAAGGCCGAAGAGACCCAGGCCCTCGGCGGGACGGGCTTCCTCCTGCAAGGCGGCGTGAACCCCGACCTTCCCTGGGACTACTACCTCGATCTCGTGAGCTACCTCCACCGCGACCTGGGGATCTGGGTCCACGGCTTCTCGCCGGTGGAGATCCAGATGATGGCCAAGCTCAGCGGCCAGACCCTGCGGAAGACCATCGCCGACCTGCGCGAGGCCGGCCTGGGCTCCATTCCCGGCGGCGGCGCGGAGATCCTGGTGGACCGCATCCGCAAGAAGATCGCCCCGCTGAAGGGCGGCCGGGAGAAGTGGCTCGAAGTGATGGAGGCCGCCCACGAGGAGGGCGTGAAGACCACGGGCACCATGATGTTCGGGATCACCGAGACCTTCGCGGAGCGCATCGAGCACCTGGAGGCCCTGCGAGACCAGCAGGACCGGGCCCTGGCGCGGAACAACGGCGGGGGCTACACCGCCTTCGCGGCCTGGCCCTTCCAGAGCGGCCACACGCCCTGGGAAGGCAAGGTGCCCAAGCCCACGGACGTCGAGTACCTCCGCACCATCGCCGTGGCGCGGATCTTCCTCGACAACTTCGCCCACGTCCAGAGCAGCTGGGTCACCATGGGCCGCAAGACCGGCCAGCTGGCCCTCCACTACGGCTGCGACGACATGGGCAGCCTGATGCTGGAGGAGAACGTCGTCAGCGCCGCGGGCACCTGCTACAGCGTGAACAATGACGAGATGACCCGGATGATCCGCGCCGCGGGCTATGAGCCCTGGCAGCGGGACAACGTCTACGGCGAGGTGTCCGCCTAG
- a CDS encoding DNA-binding transcriptional regulator: MTTKTRRAPKNWFPENLKQIRESLNMGQRTFAEYLQVTQQTVSLWETGARKPGRRTWTLLEQRLDYSRAELETASIALPAAGVAESKAFTRPVHLPLPRPDHPVTGMELNGLAIEALDLAKAQRLLREAVREGRPIWLIRG; encoded by the coding sequence ATGACCACCAAGACCCGCCGCGCGCCGAAGAACTGGTTCCCCGAGAACCTCAAGCAGATCCGCGAGAGCCTGAACATGGGCCAGCGAACCTTCGCCGAGTATCTGCAGGTGACCCAGCAGACGGTGTCGCTGTGGGAGACCGGCGCGCGCAAGCCCGGCCGCCGCACCTGGACCCTCCTGGAGCAGCGCCTCGACTACTCCCGCGCCGAACTGGAGACGGCCTCCATCGCCCTTCCCGCCGCGGGCGTGGCCGAATCCAAGGCCTTCACCCGTCCGGTCCACCTCCCGCTGCCCCGCCCCGATCATCCGGTCACGGGCATGGAACTGAACGGACTCGCCATCGAAGCCCTCGATCTGGCCAAGGCCCAGCGCCTCCTGCGCGAAGCCGTCCGCGAGGGGCGCCCCATCTGGCTGATCCGCGGCTGA
- a CDS encoding 5-(carboxyamino)imidazole ribonucleotide synthase, whose protein sequence is MADTRPLPPIRPGAALGLLGGGQLGRMFTLAARNLGFRVHALDPGHDCPAGQVADVEIRAAYNDVYAAQALARGVDVVTVEFENIPAETLEAVATLRPMHPGASVLHTVQHRLREKRFLFQHGFPVTPFREINRESDLREAAEALGFPSVLKTAAFGYDGKGQRKLKEAADIAPAFAALGGQQGILEAWVPFELECSVVCARSSSGESSVWPVAENDHRNHILDTTVFPARIPAEVAQRAQTTALAIAETLGVVGMLTVEFFLKPGGELLVNELAPRPHNSGHATIDACVTSQFEQQVRAVCGLPLGDTALLRPAAMANLLGDLWPADGQPAWERLLAHRDVKLHLYGKTEARPGRKMGHLTALADTPEAALAKVLAAREALRG, encoded by the coding sequence ATGGCCGACACCCGCCCGCTCCCACCCATCCGTCCCGGGGCCGCCCTGGGGCTGCTCGGCGGCGGCCAGCTGGGCCGCATGTTCACGTTGGCGGCCCGCAACCTGGGCTTCCGCGTGCACGCCCTCGACCCCGGCCACGACTGCCCTGCGGGCCAGGTGGCGGACGTGGAGATCCGCGCCGCCTACAACGACGTCTACGCCGCCCAGGCCCTGGCCCGGGGGGTGGACGTGGTGACGGTGGAATTCGAGAACATCCCTGCGGAAACCCTGGAGGCCGTGGCCACGCTCCGCCCCATGCATCCCGGCGCCTCCGTCCTGCACACGGTCCAGCACCGGCTGCGCGAGAAGCGGTTCCTGTTCCAGCACGGCTTCCCCGTCACGCCCTTCCGCGAGATCAACCGCGAGTCCGACCTGCGCGAGGCGGCGGAGGCCCTCGGTTTCCCCTCCGTCCTCAAGACCGCGGCCTTCGGCTACGACGGCAAGGGCCAGCGGAAGCTGAAGGAGGCCGCCGACATCGCCCCGGCCTTCGCGGCGCTCGGGGGCCAGCAGGGCATCCTCGAAGCCTGGGTGCCCTTCGAGCTGGAGTGCAGCGTCGTCTGCGCGCGGTCCTCCAGCGGCGAGTCCAGCGTGTGGCCCGTGGCGGAGAACGACCACCGGAACCACATCCTGGACACCACCGTCTTCCCGGCGCGGATCCCCGCCGAGGTCGCGCAGCGGGCCCAGACCACGGCCCTGGCCATCGCCGAGACCCTGGGCGTGGTGGGGATGCTGACCGTGGAGTTCTTCCTCAAGCCCGGCGGGGAACTGCTGGTGAACGAACTGGCGCCGCGGCCCCACAACAGCGGCCACGCCACCATCGACGCCTGCGTCACGAGCCAATTCGAGCAGCAGGTCCGGGCCGTGTGCGGCCTGCCCCTGGGGGACACCGCCCTGCTCCGCCCGGCCGCCATGGCCAACCTCCTGGGCGACCTGTGGCCCGCGGACGGCCAGCCGGCGTGGGAGCGCCTCCTCGCGCACCGCGACGTGAAGCTGCACCTCTACGGCAAGACGGAGGCGCGCCCCGGCCGCAAGATGGGGCACCTCACCGCCCTCGCGGACACGCCCGAAGCCGCCCTCGCCAAGGTCCTCGCCGCCCGGGAAGCCCTGCGCGGGTAA
- a CDS encoding molybdenum cofactor biosynthesis protein B, whose amino-acid sequence MERVHLVTLSDRAFRGDYHDEATPLLTQWLEGQGVAAVVSSLMPDDPAALEADLRAAVASEAPLVLTCGGTGFGLRDTTPEATRRVIEREAPGVCELIRAKGGHPLAFASRAVCGIAGRTVILNLSGRPAAALEQIQLAWPVLVHAVGVLRKEAAVGGPCS is encoded by the coding sequence ATGGAGCGCGTTCATCTCGTCACCCTGTCGGACCGGGCCTTTCGCGGCGACTACCACGACGAGGCCACGCCCCTTCTCACCCAGTGGCTGGAAGGGCAGGGCGTGGCGGCGGTGGTCTCCTCCCTGATGCCGGACGATCCCGCGGCCCTGGAGGCGGATCTGCGGGCCGCGGTGGCTTCGGAAGCGCCGCTGGTCCTGACCTGCGGCGGCACGGGCTTCGGCCTCCGGGATACCACGCCCGAGGCCACGCGCCGCGTCATCGAGCGGGAGGCTCCGGGCGTGTGCGAACTGATCCGCGCCAAGGGCGGCCATCCCCTGGCCTTCGCCAGTCGAGCCGTCTGCGGGATCGCGGGGCGGACGGTGATCCTCAACCTGTCGGGCCGGCCCGCCGCGGCGTTGGAGCAGATCCAGCTTGCCTGGCCGGTCCTCGTCCACGCCGTGGGCGTCCTCCGGAAGGAAGCGGCGGTGGGAGGGCCGTGCTCATGA
- a CDS encoding YqgE/AlgH family protein: MARWAIIGLMTPLAPSLLVASPALLDPNFLHTVVLVVDHDEEGALGLILNRPLPLTLAQVSHEGGMEFQGSEEATAWRGGPVDPQRGILLVQGGLPEEEDTVVDLTHFVSHRKDLLESLLTDPMARYRLFLGYAGWGPGQLDQELDHGAWIRLPVVSEWLLHPDPSGLWQVAHGERREEG; this comes from the coding sequence GTGGCCCGGTGGGCTATCATCGGCCTCATGACGCCTCTGGCCCCCTCTCTCCTGGTGGCGAGCCCCGCGCTCCTGGATCCCAACTTCCTTCACACCGTCGTTCTGGTGGTGGATCACGACGAGGAAGGCGCCCTGGGCCTGATCCTCAACCGGCCGCTGCCGCTCACCCTCGCCCAGGTTTCCCACGAGGGTGGAATGGAATTCCAGGGCTCCGAGGAGGCCACCGCGTGGCGCGGCGGGCCGGTGGACCCCCAGCGGGGCATCCTCCTCGTCCAGGGCGGCCTGCCGGAGGAGGAGGACACGGTGGTGGATCTCACCCACTTCGTCAGCCACCGCAAGGACCTGCTGGAATCCCTGCTCACCGATCCCATGGCCCGCTATCGCTTGTTCCTGGGCTACGCCGGCTGGGGGCCGGGCCAGCTGGACCAGGAGCTGGATCACGGTGCCTGGATCCGGCTGCCGGTGGTCTCCGAATGGCTGCTCCACCCCGATCCCTCGGGCCTGTGGCAGGTGGCCCACGGCGAGCGGCGGGAGGAAGGCTGA
- a CDS encoding 2Fe-2S iron-sulfur cluster-binding protein: MHTIRFDGKTPGAAECDRETALLAASTRAGIPLNHRCGGHARCGTCLVTVVEGAEHLSDKGAAEARVLAVLKAGPDQRLACQAWAKGDVSVKY; encoded by the coding sequence ATGCACACCATCCGATTCGACGGCAAGACCCCCGGAGCGGCGGAATGCGACCGCGAGACGGCCCTTCTCGCCGCCAGCACCCGCGCCGGCATCCCCCTGAATCACCGCTGCGGCGGCCACGCCCGCTGCGGCACCTGCCTCGTCACCGTCGTTGAAGGCGCCGAGCACCTCAGCGATAAGGGCGCGGCCGAAGCCCGCGTCCTGGCCGTCCTCAAAGCCGGCCCCGATCAGCGCCTCGCCTGCCAGGCCTGGGCCAAGGGCGACGTGTCGGTGAAGTACTGA
- the recR gene encoding recombination mediator RecR: protein MKLPPPLEAVVESLQKLPGVGAKSAQRMALHLLKEGPQAMTHLAHQLQQAADKVGFCQVCGAFTDQPVCPICLDPRRDAASLVVVAEASNVLSFERSGHFRGRYHVLGGLISPLRGVGPDQLRVRELLRRLEDGAIQELILATNPTVDGEATASWLARILEPIGVRTTRIGLGLPIGSDLEYADELTLDRAMEGRRLIG from the coding sequence ATGAAGCTGCCGCCGCCCCTGGAGGCCGTGGTCGAGAGCCTCCAGAAGCTGCCGGGCGTGGGCGCCAAGTCCGCCCAGCGGATGGCCCTGCACCTCCTGAAGGAGGGCCCCCAGGCGATGACCCATCTGGCCCACCAACTCCAGCAGGCGGCCGACAAGGTGGGCTTCTGCCAGGTCTGCGGCGCCTTCACCGACCAGCCCGTGTGCCCCATCTGCCTGGATCCCCGGCGGGATGCCGCCAGCCTCGTGGTCGTGGCCGAAGCCTCCAACGTCCTCAGCTTCGAGCGGAGCGGCCACTTCCGGGGGCGCTACCACGTCCTCGGCGGCCTGATCTCCCCCCTGCGCGGGGTGGGACCGGACCAGTTGCGCGTGCGTGAACTGCTCAGGCGGCTCGAGGATGGCGCCATCCAGGAGCTGATCCTCGCCACCAATCCCACCGTGGACGGCGAAGCCACCGCCAGCTGGCTGGCCCGCATCCTCGAACCCATCGGCGTGCGCACCACCCGGATCGGGCTGGGGCTCCCCATCGGCAGCGACCTGGAATACGCCGACGAACTCACCCTGGATCGGGCCATGGAAGGGCGGCGGCTTATCGGGTAA
- a CDS encoding YbaB/EbfC family nucleoid-associated protein — protein MDMRFLMKQAQQMQAKLQEAQTNLRVEGTAGGELVKVTLNGSKELVGLSIAKDAMDPEDPSMLEDLLLAAFRDAAAKADETMKKQMGGMGAGLGLPGLGL, from the coding sequence ATGGACATGCGTTTCCTGATGAAACAGGCCCAGCAGATGCAGGCGAAGCTGCAGGAGGCCCAGACCAACCTGCGCGTCGAGGGCACCGCCGGCGGCGAGCTGGTCAAGGTCACCCTCAACGGCTCGAAGGAGCTGGTCGGGCTGTCCATCGCCAAGGACGCCATGGATCCCGAGGATCCTTCCATGCTCGAAGACCTGCTGCTGGCCGCTTTCCGCGACGCCGCCGCCAAGGCCGACGAGACCATGAAGAAGCAGATGGGCGGCATGGGCGCGGGCCTGGGCCTCCCGGGCCTCGGACTCTGA
- a CDS encoding DUF2062 domain-containing protein: MTDPTAQTAPAPASGSPPKGPWNRLKAHILHPELSAEQVAWSFALGFSIAWNPLLGLHTGMVFLFCVIFRRLHRPLMILAMLINNPWTMVPIATASTWVGNLVRGRFHGGPMPRIEWHEIGWRSFVTWDGFEAMTTMLRPILKSYLLGGTVCTLLALPLGYFLMLWLARRLRRMHWPHLPHPPHDSPSGD; encoded by the coding sequence ATGACCGATCCCACCGCGCAGACCGCCCCCGCCCCCGCTTCCGGGAGCCCGCCGAAGGGCCCGTGGAACCGCCTCAAGGCCCACATCCTCCATCCAGAGCTGAGCGCGGAGCAGGTGGCCTGGAGCTTCGCCCTGGGCTTCTCCATCGCGTGGAATCCGCTGCTGGGGCTGCACACGGGGATGGTGTTCCTGTTCTGCGTGATCTTCCGCCGCCTGCACCGGCCCCTGATGATCCTGGCCATGCTGATCAACAATCCCTGGACCATGGTCCCCATCGCCACCGCCAGCACCTGGGTCGGCAACCTGGTGCGGGGCCGGTTCCACGGCGGTCCCATGCCCCGCATCGAATGGCACGAGATCGGCTGGCGCAGCTTCGTGACCTGGGACGGCTTCGAAGCCATGACCACCATGCTCCGCCCGATCCTCAAGTCCTACCTGCTCGGCGGCACGGTCTGCACCCTTCTCGCCCTGCCCCTGGGATACTTCCTGATGCTGTGGCTCGCCCGCCGGTTGCGCCGGATGCACTGGCCCCACCTCCCCCACCCTCCCCACGATTCCCCTTCCGGAGACTGA
- a CDS encoding thiamine-monophosphate kinase encodes MTLRESGILARIRALLPGGEGLFDDCGAVPPPPPGHTLLVTTDLMEAGQHFRLDWHPADLLARKLLAVNLSDLDASGAEPFGYTLTLALGPEIDPPWLEAFLGGLAAASREAGVRVLGGDTVGRPAGLGLGLTALGFAARWLRRDGLQPGDGLFADQRLGASLRGLRKLQAGQRWDPAHPDPDLEAHLAPRPNLGLGRQLAALPEVHACLDLSDGLSRDLRNLAEASGVSIIVDPGLDEDALRGGEDYARCFGSSLPQAELERRLGRSLIPVGRAVERGAASLLVYDGERPRAVPDLGFDHFAP; translated from the coding sequence ATGACCCTGCGGGAATCAGGCATTCTGGCCCGCATCCGGGCGCTGCTGCCCGGCGGCGAGGGTCTGTTCGACGACTGCGGAGCCGTGCCGCCGCCGCCTCCGGGCCACACCCTGCTGGTGACGACGGACCTCATGGAAGCGGGCCAGCACTTCCGCCTGGATTGGCATCCGGCGGACCTCCTGGCGCGCAAGCTCCTGGCGGTGAACCTGTCGGACCTGGACGCCTCCGGGGCCGAGCCCTTCGGCTACACCCTCACCCTCGCCCTGGGCCCGGAGATCGACCCGCCCTGGCTGGAGGCGTTCCTCGGGGGGCTGGCCGCCGCCTCGCGGGAGGCCGGCGTGCGGGTTCTGGGCGGCGACACCGTGGGCCGTCCGGCAGGGCTGGGACTCGGTCTCACCGCCCTGGGATTCGCGGCGCGCTGGCTCCGGCGCGACGGGTTGCAACCGGGGGACGGACTCTTCGCGGACCAGCGCCTCGGCGCCAGCCTCCGCGGGCTGCGGAAATTGCAGGCGGGCCAGCGCTGGGATCCCGCCCATCCCGATCCGGATCTCGAAGCCCACCTCGCGCCGCGACCCAACCTCGGCCTGGGTCGACAGTTGGCGGCCCTTCCCGAAGTCCACGCCTGCCTCGACCTGTCCGACGGCCTCAGCCGCGACCTCCGGAATTTGGCGGAGGCCTCGGGCGTGAGCATCATCGTGGATCCCGGCCTGGACGAGGACGCCCTGCGCGGCGGAGAGGACTACGCCCGATGTTTCGGGAGTTCGCTGCCCCAAGCGGAACTGGAGCGCCGCCTGGGCCGGAGCCTGATTCCCGTGGGCCGCGCGGTGGAACGCGGGGCGGCGTCCCTGCTCGTCTATGATGGGGAACGTCCGCGCGCCGTGCCGGATCTCGGATTCGACCACTTCGCCCCATGA
- a CDS encoding ferredoxin: MAITKVWIEEGCIVCNACEAECPDVFHVTDSSCNINGSVREDGQDTENRDEMSPLSGSYGTDLEASIEAAAAGCPVEVIKFEKA, translated from the coding sequence ATGGCCATCACCAAAGTGTGGATCGAAGAAGGCTGCATCGTGTGCAACGCCTGCGAAGCGGAGTGTCCCGACGTGTTCCACGTCACCGATTCCAGCTGCAACATCAACGGTTCCGTGCGCGAGGACGGCCAGGACACCGAGAACCGCGACGAGATGAGCCCCCTGTCCGGCAGCTACGGCACGGACCTGGAAGCCAGCATCGAGGCCGCCGCCGCCGGTTGCCCCGTGGAAGTCATCAAGTTCGAGAAGGCCTGA
- a CDS encoding chemotaxis protein CheX: MNVAFINPFIESTLRSLEMMASVTAEKAGLAVKEDLITTYDISAIIGITGDTSGSIILSFPVGLACRIASNMLMEEIKELNQSVEDAIGEIGNIVVGDARRLLIQDGFSLSISVPTVVVGKGHKISRSGDIPCIAIPFRTSAGEFEVNVGLKD, from the coding sequence ATGAACGTCGCCTTCATCAATCCATTCATCGAGTCCACCCTCCGCAGCCTGGAGATGATGGCCAGCGTCACCGCCGAGAAGGCGGGACTGGCCGTCAAGGAAGACCTCATCACCACCTATGACATCTCCGCGATCATCGGGATCACGGGCGACACGTCAGGCTCCATCATCCTCAGCTTCCCGGTCGGCCTCGCGTGCCGCATCGCCAGCAACATGCTGATGGAGGAGATCAAGGAGCTGAACCAGAGCGTGGAGGACGCCATCGGCGAGATCGGGAACATCGTCGTGGGCGACGCCCGCCGGCTGCTCATCCAGGACGGGTTCAGCCTGTCCATCTCCGTTCCCACCGTGGTGGTGGGCAAGGGGCACAAGATCAGCCGCAGCGGCGACATCCCCTGCATCGCGATCCCCTTCCGCACGTCCGCCGGCGAGTTCGAAGTGAACGTGGGCCTGAAGGACTAG
- a CDS encoding GatB/YqeY domain-containing protein, with protein MLARLQADLKTAMLAKDAARTQVLRMALAAYKNEAVAKGLSPQGELPEADALAVFKRLVKSREDSVAQFEKVGQADRAAQERAEIELLTPYLPAMLEGPELEAAVKAAIARTGATAKKDMGQVMKALQADHGAAFDGKAASALVQSLLN; from the coding sequence ATGCTCGCTCGCCTTCAGGCCGACCTCAAGACCGCCATGCTGGCCAAGGACGCCGCCCGGACCCAGGTCCTGCGGATGGCCCTGGCCGCCTACAAGAACGAGGCGGTGGCCAAGGGGCTCAGCCCCCAGGGGGAGCTGCCCGAAGCGGATGCCCTGGCGGTCTTCAAGCGCCTGGTGAAGTCCCGGGAGGACAGCGTCGCCCAGTTCGAGAAAGTCGGGCAGGCGGACCGCGCGGCCCAGGAGCGGGCGGAGATCGAGCTGCTGACGCCCTACCTCCCGGCGATGCTGGAGGGTCCGGAGTTGGAAGCGGCGGTCAAGGCCGCCATCGCCCGCACGGGCGCCACCGCGAAGAAGGACATGGGCCAGGTGATGAAGGCCCTGCAGGCGGACCACGGCGCCGCCTTCGACGGCAAAGCCGCCAGCGCCCTGGTGCAGAGCCTCCTGAACTGA